A DNA window from Arachis hypogaea cultivar Tifrunner chromosome 18, arahy.Tifrunner.gnm2.J5K5, whole genome shotgun sequence contains the following coding sequences:
- the LOC114925810 gene encoding F-box/kelch-repeat protein At3g23880-like, translating to MTLLIVIMNDAEKNASRGLVLRRRHTATARTPPLTDLPEELIMEILLRLPARTLVSLRSVCRLWRNLISAPDFTRNHLRRRSCLRDPSLTSLRIACYNSLPLGGNGVRYDSFGILSVRSIMEKPFEPPKVDYFSGQRYNRIVGSCHGLLCFFYEDGDQNTHGMLWNPCTGFTFQSPEISGQASLCGFGYDHLSDSYKLFGILRKKGPSGLEFSTRIYTFGPTSSWRRIDDIPLFVPTDDPFMPDNMEGVFFGSSRACTINWSVNQQVVVYFDLDKETYGHFSLPYTDSDDYFQRMGTYLCILGNCLSVCYEHLNAQCWFVWQMKEYGDAQSWTKLAIIPFHPQLVNLGSPLQSLYISESGELLAISPSLRIVLYDLKNGSINSPDSINLKENYPNLSQSIGFRMAYIYHESLVSPKGLQSNSSKMLLQKPKSIVS from the coding sequence ATGACGTTACTGATCGTAATTATGAATGACGCGGAGAAGAACGCGTCGAGAGGACTGGTACTGCGCCGTCGTCACACGGCCACCGCAAGAACGCCGCCGCTGACAGACCTTCCGGAGGAGTTGATCATGGAAATCTTGCTGAGGCTTCCGGCAAGGACGCTTGTTTCCCTAAGGAGCGTGTGCAGGTTATGGAGAAACCTAATTTCCGCCCCTGATTTCACCCGCAACCACCTTCGTCGTCGTTCATGCTTACGCGATCCAAGCCTGACTTCGCTACGGATTGCTTGTTACAACAGTTTGCCCCTCGGAGGCAATGGTGTCAGATACGACAGTTTTGGAATTCTGTCCGTACGGTCAATAATGGAGAAACCTTTTGAACCTCCTAAAGTCGATTACTTCAGTGGACAACGCTACAACAGAATCGTTGGTTCTTGCCATGGATTGTTATGCTTTTTTTATGAAGATGGCGACCAGAATACGCATGGCATGTTGTGGAATCCCTGTACTGGATTCACATTCCAGTCACCGGAAATCAGCGGTCAAGCCAGCCTTTGTGGCTTTGGTTACGATCATCTCAGTGACAGCTACAAACTCTTTGGAATTTTAAGGAAGAAAGGGCCTTCTGGTTTGGAATTTAGTACCAGAATTTATACTTTTGGACCAACTTCTTCCTGGAGAAGAATTGATGATATCCCATTATTTGTCCCAACTGACGACCCTTTCATGCCTGATAACATGGAAGGGGTATTTTTTGGCAGTAGCCGAGCATGCACTATTAATTGGAGTGTGAATCAACAGGTGGTTGTTTATTTTGATTTGGATAAAGAGACTTATGGCCATTTTTCTCTGCCTTATACCGATTCAGATGATTATTTTCAGAGGATGGGCACTTATTTATGTATCTTGGGAAACTGTCTTTCTGTTTGTTATGAGCATTTGAACGCACAATGCTGGTTTGTGTGGCAGATGAAGGAATACGGAGATGCTCAATCTTGGACTAAATTGGCAATTATTCCCTTCCATCCCCAACTCGTCAATTTGGGTTCTCCTTTACAATCTCTTTACATCTCGGAAAGTGGTGAACTTTTAGCCATTTCTCCATCTTTAAGAATAGTTTTGTATGATTTAAAGAATGGTAGCATAAATTCACCTGACAGCATAAATTTAAAGGAGAACTATCCTAATCTTTCTCAAAGTATAGGTTTTAGAATGGCTTATATCTACCATGAAAGCTTAGTTTCACCAAAGGGCCTTCAAAGCAACTCATCCAAAATGCTGCTGCAAAAACCTAAGTCTATTGTTTCTTAA